A window of the Vigna angularis cultivar LongXiaoDou No.4 chromosome 3, ASM1680809v1, whole genome shotgun sequence genome harbors these coding sequences:
- the LOC108324489 gene encoding uncharacterized protein LOC108324489 — MNAIFTLFIFVLIFPSFADPYLNTDAGTMSPFEHGEVFVLDDGGEVDLDLGNYEHFLGIKLTRNNNITTGKMYQSVIEKERRGDYLGKTVQVVAHITDAIQEWIERVAKIPVDGKEGPADVCVIELGGTIGDIESMPFIEALLEPYLCSLIC; from the exons ATGAATGctattttcactctttttatctttgttttaatttttccatcATTTGCAGACCCCTACTTGAACACTGATGCGGGGACAATGTCTCCTTTCGAGCATGGGGAGGTTTTCGTCTTAGATGATGGTGGAGAG GTTGACCTTGATCTTGGGAACTACGAACATTTTTTGGGCATTAAATTAACTCGCAACAATAACATCACTACTGGAAAAATGTATCAG TCTGTTATTGAGAAGGAGAGACGAGGAGATTATCTTGGAAAGACCGTACAG gTAGTTGCACACATAACAGATGCTATCCAAGAATGGATAGAACGAGTGGCAAAGATACCAGTTGACGGGAAAGAAGGGCCGGCTGATGTTTGTGTCATTGAATTGGGTGGAACTATAG GGGATATTGAGTCCATGCCTTTTATTGAAGCATTGCTGGAACCGTATTTATGcagtttaatttgttaa